The genomic region TTGGAAGTGCAATCCGAGCTACTGGTAATAATGAGAATATGGTTACAGCCCAAGGAATTAATACCAATACAACAAAAGTGCTCGGTTTAATGATTGGTAATGGTTTAATTGCCATGTCTGGAGCATTGGTTGCTCAACAACAATCATCAGCTGATGTTAAAATGGGAATTGGTGCAATCGTAATTGGACTTGCTTCTATTGTAATTGGAGAAGTTATCTTTGGTCGTAAAGGTGGATTCCGTTTCCGTTTGTTCTCGATTGTGGTAGGTTCTATTATTTATCGTATTATTGTTGCTATTGTATTACAAATGGGTTTAAATACAGATGACTTGAAACTATTATCTGCTATCTTAGTAGCTGTTGCCCTTGCTGTTCCAGTATTATTAGAAAAACGTAAACAAGTTTCTTCTTATAAGAAGTTAACAGGAAAGGAGTTATAAGATGTTAGAAATTAAACATGTCTATAAAACCTTTAATAAAGATACAATCAATGAAAAGGTAGCTCTAAAAGATATTAATTTAAAACTTGATCGTGGAGATTTTGTTACAATTATTGGAGGAAATGGTGCTGGAAAAAGTACGATTTTAAATATGGTTGCAGGAGTTTATCCAATTGATCAAGGTTATATTTATTTAGATGGTCATAACATTTCACAAGAGCCTCAATACAAACGTGCTAATTTAATTGGTCGTGTTTTCCAAGATCCAATGCTTGGAACTGCTGCTGATATGGAAATTCAAGAAAATCTTGCAATTGCATATCGTCGTGGACGTAAAAGAACATTAGGTTGGGGTATTAAACCAGAAGAAAAAGAAATCTATCAAGAAGCTTTAAAAAGACTTGATTTAGGTTTAGAAACAAGAACGACATCTAAGGTCGGTTTACTATCTGGTGGACAAAGACAAGCCCTTACACTGTTAATGGCTACTTTACAAAAACCAAAACTATTGTTATTAGATGAACATACTGCTGCATTAGATCCTCGTACTGCAAAAAAAGTACTTGATTTAACAGAAGAATTAATTAGTGAAGATAACTTAACTGCTTTAATGGTTACTCATAACATGAAAGATGCTATTACTTTTGGTAATCGTTTAATTATGATGCATGAAGGTACTATTATTTTAGATGTAAAAGGTGAAGAAAAGAAAAAGTTAAAAGTATCTGACTTATTGGAAATGTTTGAAAAAGCGGTTGGATTTGAAATGGACAATGATACAATGTTATTATCAAAAGATTAAAGTATGAAAACCATATTCTTTATTGAATATGGTTTTTTAATTATTTTTCTTTTATAATAATTTGATATTCTCCTTCTTTCATACCACAATAAAAGATATCCTTTGGTTGGTACCCTAAACTAAATAATTCATAAATAAATTGTTTTCTATTTATTTGTAGACTACATAAAACATAATCATTAATATTTCCATCATTTATTAAAGGTTCTGGGATATCTAACATTTGATTTTCTTTTAATATAATAGATAGCTGTCCATTTGTTTCTAACATTGCAAAAGCAACATTATCCACACTATCTACTCCCCCTACTCTTAATTGATGAAATAAATCATCAATTGTATAACGAAGTTTTTTCATGTTCTTTTGACAAATACAACCATCAAATATAATATAAGTTGGTCTCCCTTCTAATATATCACGGATATGTTTGTTCTTTAATAAAAGGATACTGATTATTCTATCAATCATAATTAATGAAAAGGTAGCAATAACACTATAATAAAATGGAAAATCTTCACTCCCTACTGACAAAGCCATTAATTCAGCCAATATTAAAAAGATAACAAAATCAAACACATTTAATTGACTAAACTCTTTTTTTCCAAAGAATCTTAATAGTATAATCAAATAGATATATAATTTTATGCATGTTAAAATAATTTCAATCATTTTATTCTACTTTCTTCCTGTTATCATATACTAAAATAGGAGGTACTTATGAGATCCTATATCTATATATGTTTAAAAGGATACTGTTTCCTTTTCATTAGTTACTTATTATTTAGTTTCATTTTTGCCATTTTTTTATCTTTTATACCAATTAACACATGGATTTATCAACTAATAACAACCTTTTTAAGTTGTTTTTTATTGATAATAATTAGTTTATTCTTTTTTAAACAATCTATTAAATTCCCTTTGTTATTACATCTTTTATTTATTATTATTTATTTTATAATTAGTATTATTTGGTCTTATCCTATTATTCCAATAACATCTCTAACTATTCGTTCGATTGCTTTTTTCGTACCTATCCTTTTTCTATTATTATTAAAAAAACAAAATAAATATCCTCTCTAAATGCATAAAGAACGAAGTTGATTAACAACTTCGTTCTTTATTTCTTTATCTAAAAATGTTCTCCTTTAAAAACTAAAAACACTACTATAAGCTTTTTTATTTAATTACAAAAAAACGAGCATGTTATTATACTCGTTATTTAATCTTATGCAATAATATCCATTTCAATATTGACTAATGCACAAATTCAATTTTTACAATTTTAACATCATAAGGATCTGCAACCCCTACAGTTACTACTTCATTAACACCATGTCCTAAAACAGCTTTTGCTAATGGTGATTCATTTGATATTTTTCCATTTTCAGGATCTGTTTCAAAAGAACCAACAATTTTGAAAACTTCAGGCTTTCCTTTTTTCTCAGACAAATCTATTAAAGTAACAGTATTCCCTGCTTTTACTACTTCAAGATCAATTTGTTCTTCAGAAATAAGTTCTGCATGTTGAATCATATAATCTATTTCTTTTACTCTAGCTTCTAAATGAGCTTGTTTTTCTCTAGCAGAATCATAATCAGCATTTTCTGATAAATCCCCTTGAGAACGAGCTAATTGAAGTTCTTCAATAACTAGTGGTCTTTCTACATTAACCAATTGTTCTCTTTCAAGTTTTAATTTTTCTAAACCGTCTTGCGTTAACAGTACTTTTTCGTGTTCCATAATTTCACCTCGTAATTAGTAATATATCATATTTTAGTAAAAAATACTAGTATTAATCAACAATACTAGATATTTTTGTAATTAATAAATCAATTGCAACATGATTACTTCCACCTTCAGGAATAATCACATGTGCAAACTTCTTTGTTGGTTCAATAAATTGTTCATGCATTGGTCGAACAGTATCTAAATATTGATTACAAACTGAATCCAAACTACGTCCTCTATCTTCTACATCTCTTCTTAAACGACGAATAAAGCGAATATCTGAATCAGTATCTACATAAATCAAAATATCGCATAAATCACGTATTTTTTGTTCTCCTAGAACAAATAACCCTTCAATAATAAAAACCTCTCTAGGCTCAATTATTTCCGTTATAGAGCTACGATTATGTTCTACAAAATCATAAGTAGGTTTTTCAATCGAATTACCTGCTTTCAAGCTTTCTAAATGACTCACTAAAAGCTCACTATCAAATGCAAAAGGATGATCATAATTTGTTTTTACTCTTTCTTCCATTGACAGATGACTTTGATCTTTATAATAATCGTCATACTTAATTATTTTAGTTGTATGACGTCCTTTAAAATAATCATACATCTTAGTTGCAATCGAAGTTTTCCCAGAAGCACTACCTCCAGCAATACCAATAAAAACTACTTTTTTCATTACACTACCTTCCTTCCCATATCATTGAACATAACCTCATGATCCATATCAATATACAATAACTCCATTGGATGATTTGCAACATCCACTTCCTCTTGTAATTCATTATATATTTTTGTCACTACAAATTCAATATT from Tannockella kyphosi harbors:
- the greA gene encoding transcription elongation factor GreA, whose protein sequence is MEHEKVLLTQDGLEKLKLEREQLVNVERPLVIEELQLARSQGDLSENADYDSAREKQAHLEARVKEIDYMIQHAELISEEQIDLEVVKAGNTVTLIDLSEKKGKPEVFKIVGSFETDPENGKISNESPLAKAVLGHGVNEVVTVGVADPYDVKIVKIEFVH
- a CDS encoding ABC transporter ATP-binding protein, with protein sequence MLEIKHVYKTFNKDTINEKVALKDINLKLDRGDFVTIIGGNGAGKSTILNMVAGVYPIDQGYIYLDGHNISQEPQYKRANLIGRVFQDPMLGTAADMEIQENLAIAYRRGRKRTLGWGIKPEEKEIYQEALKRLDLGLETRTTSKVGLLSGGQRQALTLLMATLQKPKLLLLDEHTAALDPRTAKKVLDLTEELISEDNLTALMVTHNMKDAITFGNRLIMMHEGTIILDVKGEEKKKLKVSDLLEMFEKAVGFEMDNDTMLLSKD
- a CDS encoding DUF421 domain-containing protein, with translation MIEIILTCIKLYIYLIILLRFFGKKEFSQLNVFDFVIFLILAELMALSVGSEDFPFYYSVIATFSLIMIDRIISILLLKNKHIRDILEGRPTYIIFDGCICQKNMKKLRYTIDDLFHQLRVGGVDSVDNVAFAMLETNGQLSIILKENQMLDIPEPLINDGNINDYVLCSLQINRKQFIYELFSLGYQPKDIFYCGMKEGEYQIIIKEK
- the udk gene encoding uridine kinase, which codes for MKKVVFIGIAGGSASGKTSIATKMYDYFKGRHTTKIIKYDDYYKDQSHLSMEERVKTNYDHPFAFDSELLVSHLESLKAGNSIEKPTYDFVEHNRSSITEIIEPREVFIIEGLFVLGEQKIRDLCDILIYVDTDSDIRFIRRLRRDVEDRGRSLDSVCNQYLDTVRPMHEQFIEPTKKFAHVIIPEGGSNHVAIDLLITKISSIVD